In Pseudomonas sp. MYb327, one DNA window encodes the following:
- a CDS encoding chemotaxis protein CheV, whose translation MAGVMDSVNQRTQLVGQNRLELLLFRLDGQQLYGINVFKVREVLQCPKLTLMPKSSPVVCGVANIRGATIPILDLAMATGSGALKDKNNPFVIITEYNTKTQGFLVRSVERIVNMNWEEIHPPPKGTGRDHYLTAVTRVDNQLVEIIDVEKVLAEVAPTPEAISVGVVDVETQHKALSLRVLTVDDSSVARKQVTRCLQTVGVEVVALNDGRQALDYLRKLVDEGKKPEEEFLMMISDIEMPEMDGYTLTAEIRNDPRMQKLHIILHTSLSGVFNQAMVKKVGADDFLAKFRPDDLASRVVDRIKAADIN comes from the coding sequence ATGGCTGGTGTAATGGATTCGGTAAACCAGCGCACGCAACTGGTGGGGCAGAATCGCCTTGAGCTGTTGTTGTTCCGTCTCGACGGCCAGCAGCTGTATGGGATCAACGTGTTCAAGGTGCGGGAAGTGCTGCAATGCCCGAAATTGACGCTGATGCCCAAGTCCAGTCCTGTCGTGTGCGGCGTGGCGAATATTCGGGGGGCGACCATTCCGATCCTGGATCTGGCGATGGCGACCGGCTCCGGTGCTTTAAAGGACAAGAACAATCCCTTCGTGATCATCACGGAGTACAACACCAAGACCCAGGGTTTTCTGGTGCGTTCGGTTGAACGCATCGTGAACATGAACTGGGAAGAAATTCATCCGCCACCCAAGGGCACCGGGCGCGATCACTACCTGACGGCTGTGACTCGGGTCGACAATCAGTTAGTCGAAATCATCGACGTCGAGAAGGTGCTGGCGGAAGTGGCGCCGACCCCGGAAGCGATTTCCGTTGGCGTGGTGGATGTCGAAACCCAGCACAAGGCGCTGTCCTTGCGCGTGCTGACGGTCGATGACTCGTCAGTGGCGCGCAAGCAGGTCACGCGTTGCCTGCAAACGGTCGGTGTCGAAGTGGTGGCGTTGAACGACGGCCGGCAAGCGCTGGATTACTTGCGCAAACTGGTCGACGAGGGCAAGAAGCCGGAAGAAGAGTTCCTGATGATGATCTCCGACATCGAGATGCCGGAGATGGACGGGTACACCCTGACGGCAGAGATCCGCAACGACCCTCGCATGCAAAAGCTTCATATCATCCTGCATACTTCGTTGTCGGGTGTATTCAATCAGGCGATGGTCAAGAAGGTCGGTGCCGATGACTTCCTTGCCAAATTCCGTCCTGATGACCTGGCATCCCGGGTAGTCGACCGGATCAAAGCAGCAGACATCAACTAG
- a CDS encoding flagellar protein FlgN gives MHDTNLLQLITDDFAPAQHLLELLQTESLALHGRDMPLLEDVLAQKQALIILLEQHGRKRSEILASLNLPTNRSGLEQLASQSSIGETLLAQSDVLTDLLAQCQTTNASNGQSILVQQAATATQLKILTGGEPPALYDASGSFSKLVKPRPLSQA, from the coding sequence ATGCACGACACTAATTTACTGCAATTGATCACCGACGACTTCGCTCCAGCGCAACACTTGCTGGAGCTGCTGCAGACCGAGTCCCTCGCGCTGCATGGTCGTGACATGCCTCTGCTTGAAGACGTTCTCGCGCAGAAACAGGCGCTGATCATTCTGCTCGAACAGCATGGCCGCAAGCGCAGTGAAATCCTTGCCAGCCTCAACCTGCCGACCAACCGCAGCGGCCTGGAGCAACTGGCAAGCCAGTCGAGCATTGGCGAGACGTTGCTGGCGCAAAGCGATGTGCTGACCGACCTCCTGGCCCAGTGTCAGACCACCAACGCCAGCAACGGCCAGTCAATCCTGGTGCAGCAAGCCGCCACGGCTACCCAGCTGAAGATACTCACCGGCGGTGAACCTCCTGCGCTCTACGATGCCAGCGGATCATTCTCCAAACTTGTAAAGCCGCGCCCGCTCAGTCAGGCTTAA
- a CDS encoding response regulator, with translation MEQQAWQVLIVEDDQRLAELTRDYLEANGLRVSIEGNGALAAARIIKEQPDLVILDLMLPGEDGLSICRKVRDRYDGPILMLTARTDDTDQILGLDLGADDYVCKPVRPRLLLARIQALLRRSDTPEAIPEKQRRLRFGPLVVDNALREAWLNDNGIELTSAEFDLLWLLVANAGRILSREEIFTALRGIGYDGQDRSIDVRISRIRPKIGDDPDHPRLIKTVRSKGYLFVPEACVDQTL, from the coding sequence GTGGAGCAGCAAGCCTGGCAGGTATTGATTGTGGAGGACGACCAGCGTCTGGCCGAACTGACCCGTGATTACCTGGAAGCCAACGGCTTGCGTGTGTCGATAGAGGGCAACGGTGCCCTGGCCGCGGCGCGCATCATCAAGGAGCAACCGGACCTGGTGATCCTCGACCTGATGCTCCCCGGCGAAGATGGCCTGAGCATTTGTCGCAAGGTCCGTGATCGTTATGACGGTCCGATCCTCATGCTCACCGCCCGCACCGACGACACCGACCAGATTCTCGGCCTCGACCTGGGTGCTGACGACTATGTCTGCAAACCCGTGCGCCCGCGCTTGCTGCTGGCGCGCATCCAGGCATTGCTGCGACGCAGTGACACACCAGAAGCGATCCCGGAAAAACAACGGCGCCTGCGATTCGGCCCGCTGGTAGTGGACAACGCTTTGCGCGAAGCCTGGCTCAATGACAATGGCATCGAACTGACCAGCGCCGAGTTCGACCTGCTCTGGCTGTTGGTGGCCAACGCCGGACGGATTCTGTCCCGGGAAGAAATCTTCACCGCGCTGCGTGGCATCGGCTATGACGGCCAGGACCGTTCCATTGATGTGCGCATTTCGCGCATCCGCCCGAAAATCGGCGATGACCCGGATCATCCACGGCTGATCAAGACCGTACGCAGCAAAGGCTACCTGTTCGTTCCCGAGGCTTGCGTAGATCAAACCCTGTGA
- the flgC gene encoding flagellar basal body rod protein FlgC encodes MSLSSVFNIAGSGMSAQTTRLNTVASNIANAETVSSSIDQTYRARHPVFATMFQGGQSGGSDSLFQNQDAAGQGVQVMGVVEDQSNLEARYEPNHPAADAKGYVYYPNVNVVEEMADMISASRSFQTNAEMMNTAKTMMQKVLTLGQ; translated from the coding sequence ATGTCTCTATCCAGTGTTTTCAACATTGCCGGTAGCGGCATGAGTGCGCAAACCACTCGCTTGAACACCGTTGCTTCGAACATTGCCAACGCCGAGACAGTCTCGTCGAGCATCGACCAGACCTACCGTGCGCGTCACCCGGTTTTTGCCACCATGTTCCAGGGTGGCCAGAGTGGCGGCAGCGATTCGCTGTTCCAGAATCAGGACGCTGCCGGTCAGGGCGTGCAGGTCATGGGCGTCGTCGAAGATCAGAGCAACCTCGAAGCGCGATACGAGCCTAACCATCCGGCTGCCGATGCCAAGGGCTACGTCTACTACCCGAACGTCAACGTGGTGGAAGAAATGGCCGACATGATTTCCGCGAGCCGTTCGTTCCAGACCAACGCCGAAATGATGAACACCGCCAAAACCATGATGCAGAAAGTGCTGACCCTCGGTCAGTGA
- a CDS encoding ribonucleoside-diphosphate reductase subunit alpha, with the protein MQTDTTRENPQGTLPQAADSNSDLSATAPGQLRVIKRNGTVVPYTDDKITVAITKAFLAVEGGTAAASSRIHDTVARLTEQVTATFKRRMPSGGTIHIEEIQDQVELALMRAGEQKVARDYVIYRDGRSKERAAHAPAEEAVNAHPSIRITRADGSLAPLDMGRLNTIVTEACEGLEEVDGDLIQRETLKNLYDGVALTDVNTALVMTARTLVEREPNYSFVTARLLMDTLRAEGLGFLGVAESATHHEMVDLYAKALPAYIAKGIEFELLNPVLATFDLEKLGKAINHERDQQFTYLGLQTLYDRYFIHKDGVRFELPQIFFMRVAMGLAIEEKQKEDRAIEFYNLLSSFDYMSSTPTLFNAGTLRPQLSSCYLTTVPDDLSGIYHAIHDNAMLSKFAGGLGNDWTPVRALGSYIKGTNGKSQGVVPFLKVVNDTAVAVNQGGKRKGAVCAYLETWHMDIEEFIELRKNTGDDRRRTHDMNTANWIPDLFMKRVFDDGKWTLFSPSEVPDLHDLTGKAFEERYEYYEALTEYPGKVKLFKTIQAKDLWRKMLSMLFETGHPWLTFKDPCNLRSPQQHVGVVHSSNLCTEITLNTNKDEIAVCNLGSINLPNHIVNGQLDTAKLQRTVNTAVRMLDNVIDINYYSVPQAKNSNFKHRPVGLGIMGFQDALYLQHIPYGSDAAVEFADKSMEAVSYFAIQASCDLADERGSYETFQGSLWSKGILPLDSQQILIEARGQKYIDVDLNETLDWAPVRARVQKGIRNSNIMAIAPTATIANITGVSQSIEPTYQNLYVKSNLSGEFTVINPYLVRDLKARGLWDSVMINDLKYYDGSVQQIERIPQELKELYATAFEVDTKWIVDAASRRQKWIDQAQSLNLYIAGASGKKLDVTYRMAWYRGLKTTYYLRALAATSTEKSTINTGKLNAVSSGGNHGDDSVLAAPAGPAPVPKACAIDEPDCEACQ; encoded by the coding sequence ATGCAAACCGACACAACTCGCGAGAACCCGCAGGGCACCTTGCCGCAGGCCGCTGATTCGAATTCGGATCTGTCCGCCACCGCGCCGGGCCAGCTTCGCGTGATCAAGCGTAACGGCACTGTCGTTCCTTACACCGATGACAAAATTACCGTCGCTATCACCAAGGCGTTTCTCGCAGTTGAAGGCGGCACCGCTGCCGCTTCGTCGCGAATCCACGACACCGTTGCCCGCCTGACCGAACAGGTCACCGCCACCTTCAAGCGTCGCATGCCATCGGGCGGCACCATCCACATCGAAGAAATCCAGGACCAGGTCGAACTGGCCCTGATGCGTGCCGGCGAGCAGAAAGTTGCCCGCGACTACGTGATCTACCGTGACGGTCGTTCGAAAGAACGCGCTGCCCACGCCCCGGCCGAGGAAGCGGTCAACGCTCACCCGTCGATCCGCATCACCCGCGCCGACGGCAGCCTCGCGCCGCTGGACATGGGTCGCCTGAACACCATCGTCACCGAAGCCTGCGAAGGCCTGGAAGAAGTCGACGGCGATCTGATCCAGCGCGAAACCCTGAAGAACCTGTACGACGGCGTGGCCCTGACCGACGTCAACACCGCTCTGGTGATGACCGCCCGTACCCTGGTCGAGCGTGAGCCGAACTACTCGTTCGTGACCGCCCGCCTGCTGATGGACACCCTGCGTGCCGAAGGTCTGGGCTTCCTCGGCGTAGCCGAAAGCGCGACCCACCACGAGATGGTCGACCTGTACGCCAAGGCCCTGCCTGCCTACATCGCCAAGGGTATCGAATTCGAATTGCTGAACCCGGTCCTGGCCACTTTCGACCTGGAAAAACTCGGCAAGGCGATCAACCACGAGCGCGACCAGCAATTCACCTACCTGGGCCTGCAAACCCTGTACGACCGTTACTTCATCCACAAGGATGGCGTGCGTTTCGAACTGCCACAGATCTTCTTCATGCGCGTGGCCATGGGCCTGGCGATCGAAGAGAAGCAGAAAGAAGACCGTGCGATCGAGTTCTATAACCTGTTGTCGTCCTTCGACTACATGTCCTCGACGCCAACCCTGTTCAACGCCGGCACCCTGCGTCCACAGCTGTCCAGTTGCTACCTGACCACCGTGCCGGATGACCTGTCGGGCATCTACCACGCGATCCACGATAACGCCATGTTGTCGAAATTCGCTGGCGGCCTGGGCAACGACTGGACGCCGGTTCGTGCGCTGGGTTCTTACATCAAGGGCACCAACGGCAAGTCCCAGGGCGTCGTACCGTTCCTGAAAGTGGTGAACGACACCGCCGTCGCCGTTAACCAGGGTGGCAAGCGCAAAGGCGCTGTGTGTGCCTACCTGGAAACCTGGCACATGGACATCGAAGAGTTCATCGAGCTGCGCAAGAACACCGGTGATGATCGTCGTCGTACCCACGACATGAACACCGCCAACTGGATCCCTGACCTGTTCATGAAGCGCGTCTTCGATGACGGCAAGTGGACCCTGTTCTCGCCATCCGAAGTACCGGACCTGCACGACCTGACCGGCAAGGCCTTCGAAGAGCGTTACGAGTACTACGAAGCCCTGACCGAGTACCCAGGCAAGGTCAAGCTGTTCAAGACCATCCAGGCCAAAGACCTGTGGCGCAAAATGCTGTCCATGCTATTTGAAACCGGCCACCCATGGCTGACCTTCAAAGACCCGTGCAACCTGCGTAGCCCGCAGCAGCACGTCGGCGTGGTCCACAGCTCGAACCTGTGCACCGAGATCACCTTGAACACCAACAAGGACGAGATCGCCGTTTGCAACCTGGGCTCGATCAACCTGCCGAACCACATCGTCAACGGCCAGCTCGACACCGCCAAGCTGCAACGCACTGTGAACACCGCCGTGCGCATGCTCGATAACGTGATCGACATCAACTACTACTCGGTGCCACAAGCGAAGAACTCCAACTTCAAGCACCGTCCAGTCGGTCTGGGCATCATGGGCTTCCAGGACGCTCTGTACCTGCAGCACATTCCTTACGGTTCCGACGCTGCCGTCGAGTTCGCCGACAAATCGATGGAAGCGGTCAGCTACTTCGCGATCCAGGCTTCCTGCGACCTGGCTGACGAGCGCGGCTCGTACGAGACGTTCCAGGGTTCGCTGTGGTCCAAAGGCATCCTGCCGCTGGATTCGCAACAGATCCTGATCGAAGCCCGTGGCCAGAAGTACATCGACGTCGACCTGAATGAAACCCTGGACTGGGCACCGGTTCGCGCCCGTGTACAAAAAGGTATTCGTAACTCCAACATCATGGCCATCGCACCGACCGCGACCATCGCCAACATCACTGGCGTTTCACAGTCGATCGAACCGACCTACCAGAACCTCTATGTGAAATCGAACCTGTCGGGCGAATTCACCGTGATCAACCCGTACCTGGTTCGCGACCTGAAGGCTCGCGGCCTGTGGGACTCGGTCATGATCAACGACCTGAAGTACTACGACGGTTCGGTGCAGCAGATCGAGCGCATCCCGCAAGAACTCAAAGAGCTCTACGCGACCGCCTTCGAAGTGGACACCAAGTGGATCGTTGACGCGGCAAGCCGTCGCCAGAAGTGGATCGACCAGGCTCAGTCGCTGAACCTGTACATCGCTGGCGCTTCGGGCAAGAAGCTGGACGTGACCTACCGCATGGCTTGGTACCGTGGCCTGAAAACCACTTACTACCTCCGTGCCCTGGCCGCGACCAGCACCGAGAAGTCGACCATCAACACCGGCAAGCTGAACGCTGTTTCCAGCGGCGGCAACCACGGTGACGACTCGGTCCTGGCAGCCCCTGCCGGTCCTGCTCCAGTGCCGAAGGCTTGCGCCATCGACGAGCCGGATTGCGAAGCTTGCCAATAA
- the flgE gene encoding flagellar hook protein FlgE — MSFNIGLSGLYAANKQLDVTGNNIANVATTGFKSSRAEFEDVYSATKLGTGSKTIGNGVRLANVSQQFSQGDVNGTGNVLDMGIQGSGFFVLSNNGALTYTRAGTFKTDKEGYITNTDGTARLQGYGVDANGKILNGVLTDLRIDTSNLAPKATNSVSSTINLNSTADVIDQTVAANKFDPSKTATYTKQFTTPVFDTQGNKHDMDQYMVKTGPNTWDTYTVIDGRNPDGSDPAVTAPIPSTMTFDSSGKLVSVSTPVPPTVPPTIPTPAPIISSDLKITNWTPGSVTGGVWTANGASADPAGVTISMANTTQFNADTARSIPAQNGYATGQITSLTIDGSGVLLANFSNSQTKPIGQISLASFTNEQGLQQVGGTSWKETYASGIPGYDAPETGSLGQIVSNSLEESNVNLTNELVDLIKAQSNYQANAKTISTQSTIMQTIIQMT; from the coding sequence ATGTCTTTCAATATCGGCCTTAGCGGTCTCTATGCAGCCAACAAACAACTGGACGTGACCGGCAACAACATCGCCAACGTCGCGACCACCGGTTTCAAATCGTCCCGCGCGGAATTCGAAGACGTGTATTCGGCAACCAAGCTGGGTACGGGCAGCAAGACCATCGGTAACGGCGTGCGTCTGGCCAACGTTTCCCAACAGTTCAGCCAGGGTGACGTGAACGGCACCGGCAACGTGCTGGACATGGGTATCCAGGGTTCGGGTTTCTTCGTGCTCAGCAACAACGGCGCATTGACCTACACCCGTGCCGGTACCTTCAAGACTGACAAGGAAGGTTACATCACCAACACTGACGGTACTGCACGCTTGCAGGGCTATGGTGTGGATGCCAATGGCAAGATTCTCAATGGCGTGCTGACCGACCTGCGAATCGACACTTCCAACCTGGCGCCGAAGGCGACCAACAGTGTTTCGTCGACGATCAACCTGAACTCCACGGCTGATGTGATCGACCAGACAGTTGCGGCCAACAAGTTTGATCCGAGCAAGACGGCCACTTATACCAAGCAGTTCACTACCCCCGTTTTCGATACCCAGGGTAACAAGCACGACATGGACCAGTACATGGTCAAAACCGGGCCGAATACTTGGGATACGTACACCGTGATCGATGGTCGCAACCCGGATGGCAGCGACCCTGCCGTGACTGCTCCGATCCCTTCGACCATGACGTTCGACTCCAGCGGCAAACTGGTTTCGGTCAGCACCCCGGTACCGCCGACTGTTCCGCCAACCATTCCGACACCTGCGCCGATTATCAGCAGTGATCTCAAAATCACCAACTGGACTCCAGGTTCCGTGACCGGTGGTGTCTGGACTGCCAACGGTGCAAGCGCTGACCCGGCCGGTGTGACCATTTCGATGGCCAACACCACGCAGTTCAACGCTGACACCGCACGTTCGATTCCGGCACAGAACGGCTATGCCACTGGCCAGATCACCAGCCTGACCATCGACGGCAGTGGTGTGTTGCTGGCCAACTTCAGCAACAGCCAGACCAAGCCGATCGGCCAGATTTCGTTGGCCAGTTTCACCAACGAGCAAGGTTTGCAGCAAGTTGGCGGTACCAGCTGGAAGGAAACCTACGCATCGGGCATTCCAGGCTACGACGCACCGGAGACCGGATCCCTGGGCCAAATTGTTTCCAACTCCCTGGAAGAGTCCAACGTCAACCTGACCAACGAACTGGTCGATTTGATCAAGGCGCAGAGCAACTACCAGGCGAACGCCAAGACCATCTCCACCCAAAGCACCATCATGCAGACCATCATTCAGATGACTTGA
- a CDS encoding ATP-binding protein yields the protein MNSIFLRIYGGMCAALILVAVLGVLALHMLNQVRSEQYRERLAHGTFSLMADNLQPMNQTERHRALLVWERLLGIPLALKTFNQTDLDLTQRTRVLRGQALVEQTGPHAAKVYRLVSDKEQLVLTGEVQQISEQLARATIYLLTDELVRVPVAEQPQRLAQLKQDKGFGFDLHLVTVDEADMDEDQSRRISEGDTVMALGKGGDSIRVFAGMVGTPWVLEIGPLYQMNPYPPEWLVLIAALGLTLIGLIVYLLVRQLERRLRGLEAAATRIAKGSLETRVPARGADSVGRLASAFNGMAEHLQQLLAIQRELVRAVSHELRTPVARLRFGLEMIGSATTPQALEKYCEGMDHDIEDLDRLVDEMLTYARLEQGSPALNFQRIDLDALVNQVIEELAPLRAEVTVQRGLCLSAADCDDAWVEAEPRYLHRALQNLVSNAMRHAQSRVTISYQVGQQRCRVDVEDDGPGVPELAWEKIFTPFLRLDDSRTRASGGHGLGLSIVRRIIHWHEGRALIGKSKSLGGACFSLSWPRNQEKR from the coding sequence GTGAACTCGATCTTCCTGCGTATTTATGGCGGCATGTGCGCCGCGCTGATCCTGGTCGCAGTGCTCGGCGTGCTGGCGTTGCACATGCTCAACCAGGTGCGCAGCGAGCAGTACCGCGAGCGCTTGGCGCACGGCACGTTTTCGCTGATGGCCGACAACCTGCAACCGATGAACCAGACCGAGCGCCACCGCGCCTTGCTGGTGTGGGAGCGCTTGCTGGGTATTCCGCTGGCGCTGAAAACCTTCAACCAGACCGACCTCGACCTCACGCAGCGCACCCGAGTGTTGCGCGGCCAGGCGCTGGTGGAGCAGACCGGTCCGCATGCGGCGAAGGTTTACCGGTTGGTCAGCGACAAGGAACAACTGGTGCTCACGGGCGAAGTCCAGCAGATCAGCGAGCAACTGGCGCGGGCGACGATCTACCTGTTGACCGACGAACTGGTGCGCGTGCCGGTGGCCGAGCAACCTCAGCGCTTGGCGCAATTGAAGCAGGACAAAGGCTTTGGCTTCGACCTGCACCTGGTCACCGTCGATGAAGCGGACATGGACGAGGACCAGAGTCGCCGTATTTCCGAAGGCGATACGGTGATGGCGCTGGGCAAGGGTGGCGATTCGATCCGGGTGTTCGCCGGCATGGTCGGCACGCCGTGGGTACTGGAAATCGGCCCGCTGTATCAAATGAATCCTTATCCACCGGAGTGGTTGGTGCTGATTGCCGCGCTGGGCTTGACCCTGATCGGTTTGATCGTCTATTTGCTGGTGCGGCAACTGGAGCGCCGATTACGCGGGTTGGAAGCCGCCGCCACACGCATCGCCAAGGGCAGCCTGGAAACCCGGGTGCCGGCGCGCGGTGCGGACTCGGTGGGGCGTCTGGCATCGGCGTTTAACGGCATGGCCGAGCACCTGCAACAACTGCTGGCGATCCAGCGGGAACTGGTGCGTGCTGTGTCCCACGAACTGCGTACGCCGGTGGCGCGTCTGCGTTTCGGCCTGGAGATGATCGGTTCCGCCACTACGCCGCAAGCCCTGGAAAAATACTGCGAAGGCATGGACCACGACATCGAGGATCTCGACCGATTGGTGGACGAGATGCTGACGTATGCGCGACTGGAGCAGGGTTCGCCGGCGCTGAATTTTCAGCGCATCGATCTGGATGCGCTGGTCAATCAGGTGATCGAGGAGCTGGCGCCGTTGCGCGCCGAGGTCACGGTGCAGCGCGGGTTGTGCCTGTCGGCGGCCGATTGCGACGACGCATGGGTCGAGGCCGAACCGCGTTACTTGCATCGTGCTTTGCAGAACCTGGTGAGCAACGCCATGCGCCACGCGCAATCGCGGGTGACCATCAGTTATCAGGTGGGGCAGCAGCGTTGCCGGGTGGATGTCGAGGATGACGGGCCGGGCGTGCCGGAGCTGGCCTGGGAGAAAATTTTCACCCCGTTCCTGCGCCTGGATGACAGCCGCACCCGTGCTTCGGGCGGGCATGGATTGGGACTGTCGATTGTGCGGCGCATCATTCATTGGCATGAGGGGCGGGCGTTGATTGGCAAGAGCAAAAGCCTCGGCGGGGCGTGTTTCAGTTTGAGTTGGCCGAGGAATCAGGAGAAACGGTGA
- the flgA gene encoding flagellar basal body P-ring formation chaperone FlgA, with product MNTEPTFSRRLTTTYRKCLGVLAAVCLFNAGSPALADAVTLPDMLIGVTQGFLEFTVEDYLANSQTEGRYEIQVNQLDPRMHMPMCDKELTATLESPAKPLGRVTVKVRCEGTSPWTVFVPAQVRLFRDVVTTARPLRRSGIVEPDDVVLRERDISLISQGYLTSVDQAIGQRITRPMVADQVITLVNLEQAEVIRKGDQVVITARSGTLSVRMPGEALANGGMSEQIRVKNLNSKRVIKAQVTAPGQVEVSM from the coding sequence ATGAACACAGAACCGACATTTTCCCGACGCCTGACCACGACCTACCGCAAATGCCTCGGCGTGTTGGCGGCTGTGTGCCTGTTCAACGCTGGCAGCCCTGCCCTTGCTGACGCGGTTACCTTGCCTGACATGCTTATCGGCGTCACCCAAGGCTTTCTTGAATTCACCGTAGAGGACTATCTGGCCAACAGTCAAACGGAAGGTCGCTATGAAATCCAGGTCAACCAGCTGGATCCACGCATGCACATGCCAATGTGCGACAAGGAATTGACAGCCACGCTGGAGAGTCCGGCGAAGCCATTGGGGCGTGTGACAGTCAAGGTTCGCTGTGAGGGTACGTCCCCGTGGACGGTCTTCGTACCCGCTCAAGTGCGCCTGTTTCGTGATGTCGTGACCACCGCCCGACCGCTGCGGCGATCGGGCATCGTCGAGCCTGATGATGTCGTTCTGCGTGAGCGCGATATCAGCCTGATCAGCCAGGGCTACCTGACCTCCGTGGATCAGGCGATCGGGCAAAGAATTACCCGACCAATGGTCGCCGATCAGGTGATTACCCTGGTCAATCTCGAACAGGCGGAAGTGATCCGCAAGGGGGATCAGGTAGTGATCACCGCCCGCAGTGGTACGCTCAGCGTGCGTATGCCGGGCGAAGCGCTGGCCAACGGCGGCATGAGCGAACAGATCCGGGTCAAAAACCTCAACTCCAAGCGGGTCATCAAGGCGCAAGTTACCGCGCCGGGCCAGGTGGAAGTGTCCATGTAG
- the flgB gene encoding flagellar basal body rod protein FlgB: MSISFDKALGIHEKALGFRAQRAEVLANNIANADTPNYKARDLEFSKVLEAQNDKAKNGTFALNMTNSRHIEAEGLGNGDESLMYRTPMQPSIDQNTVDAQLEQSNYAENAVGFQASFTLLNSKFKGLVSALRGE; the protein is encoded by the coding sequence ATGAGCATCAGCTTCGATAAAGCGCTCGGCATTCACGAAAAGGCTCTGGGCTTCCGCGCTCAGCGTGCCGAAGTCCTGGCCAACAACATTGCCAACGCAGACACCCCGAACTACAAGGCGCGGGATCTGGAATTCTCGAAAGTGCTCGAGGCGCAGAACGATAAAGCCAAGAACGGCACGTTCGCTTTGAACATGACCAACAGCCGTCACATCGAAGCCGAAGGCCTGGGCAATGGCGACGAGTCGTTGATGTACCGCACGCCGATGCAACCGTCGATTGACCAGAACACCGTGGACGCCCAACTGGAACAGTCGAACTACGCGGAAAACGCCGTCGGCTTCCAGGCCAGCTTCACCCTGCTCAACAGCAAATTCAAAGGGCTGGTGTCAGCCCTGCGCGGAGAGTAA
- the flgD gene encoding flagellar hook assembly protein FlgD, with protein MSVSDSTSSLSLNDILANSSVKTNTTTDGLAGAASSATGNKALGKDAFLQLLVTQLKNQNPLEPQDNGEFVAQLAQFSSLEGITTLNDTVTGIASNYNSSQALQASSLVGRTVIAPGDKAVVDTSKPLKGTVSIPSSVPSATLKITDADGKVVRTIDMGSQSAGNADFIWDGKNDAGEVAAPGTYTFAATTTIDSQAVSLITNLPATVNSVTISQTGGELMLNLAGLGSIALSKVQTIGI; from the coding sequence ATGAGTGTCAGCGATTCCACCAGCAGTTTGAGCCTCAATGACATCCTGGCCAATTCCTCGGTCAAGACCAACACCACGACGGACGGCCTGGCGGGGGCGGCCAGCAGCGCCACGGGCAACAAGGCCCTGGGCAAGGACGCGTTCCTGCAATTGCTGGTGACCCAGCTTAAAAACCAGAACCCGCTGGAGCCGCAAGATAACGGCGAGTTCGTTGCCCAGTTGGCGCAGTTCAGTAGCCTGGAAGGGATCACCACCCTCAACGATACCGTTACGGGCATTGCCAGCAACTACAACTCCTCCCAGGCATTGCAGGCCTCGTCGCTGGTCGGTCGTACGGTCATTGCTCCTGGCGACAAGGCGGTGGTTGACACTTCCAAGCCGCTCAAGGGGACAGTCTCAATACCGTCGTCGGTGCCGAGTGCCACGCTGAAGATCACCGACGCGGACGGTAAGGTAGTACGCACCATCGATATGGGCTCGCAGAGCGCGGGCAACGCCGACTTCATCTGGGACGGCAAGAACGATGCGGGTGAAGTTGCAGCCCCTGGCACTTACACCTTTGCCGCTACGACCACCATCGACAGTCAAGCCGTATCACTGATCACCAACCTGCCAGCGACCGTCAATAGCGTGACCATCAGCCAGACTGGCGGCGAGTTGATGCTCAACCTGGCCGGGCTGGGCAGCATCGCCCTGTCCAAAGTGCAAACCATTGGTATATAG
- the flgM gene encoding flagellar biosynthesis anti-sigma factor FlgM has product MVIDFSRLNSSSSLTGSTRTSATKDTAESGKPAPLNTPAEQAGTVKSGESVHLSNEAQQLQKVTDTLRDQPVVDNARVAELKAAIADGSYKVDSNRVASKLLNFEAQR; this is encoded by the coding sequence ATGGTCATTGATTTCAGCCGTTTGAACAGCTCCTCGTCACTTACAGGCAGTACACGTACCAGCGCCACCAAGGACACTGCCGAATCCGGCAAACCCGCGCCGCTGAATACCCCGGCCGAACAGGCTGGTACCGTCAAAAGCGGGGAATCGGTACATCTCAGCAATGAGGCTCAACAGTTGCAAAAGGTCACTGATACGCTGCGCGATCAGCCTGTCGTCGATAACGCCCGCGTGGCCGAATTGAAAGCAGCGATTGCCGATGGCAGCTATAAAGTCGACAGCAACCGTGTAGCCAGCAAACTGCTCAACTTCGAAGCCCAGCGCTAG